The following coding sequences are from one Fimbriimonadaceae bacterium window:
- a CDS encoding ATP-dependent Clp protease adaptor ClpS — translation MDARPINIPECLTPGTSDHVLVIFNNDVTPIDIVVHALMLATQCGPQEAIEETMEAHEKGSAVVHAGSQEVCETAARTMESVGVRTLVRPD, via the coding sequence ATGGACGCACGACCGATCAACATCCCGGAGTGCCTGACACCAGGCACGTCCGACCACGTCCTTGTGATCTTCAACAACGACGTGACGCCGATCGACATCGTCGTCCATGCCCTCATGCTCGCCACCCAGTGCGGACCGCAGGAGGCGATCGAGGAGACGATGGAGGCCCACGAGAAAGGGTCGGCGGTCGTCCACGCCGGCTCCCAGGAAGTGTGCGAGACCGCAGCCCGCACGATGGAAAGCGTCGGCGTCCGAACCCTGGTCCGCCCAGACTGA
- a CDS encoding ATP-dependent Clp protease adaptor ClpS, with product MLETLDSSPITSPDLDLDQSAVAEPDWMVVVYDNDKNTYEEVVTILVLATGCDVEEAYIEAWEIDHYGQCVVHRASSGECRGVADVVATIGIRVEALPGD from the coding sequence ATGCTGGAAACCCTCGACTCGTCGCCGATCACGTCGCCCGACCTAGACCTTGACCAGTCGGCCGTCGCCGAGCCTGATTGGATGGTCGTCGTCTACGACAACGACAAGAACACCTACGAAGAGGTCGTCACCATCCTGGTCCTCGCCACGGGTTGCGACGTCGAAGAGGCCTACATCGAGGCCTGGGAGATCGACCACTACGGCCAGTGTGTGGTCCACCGGGCTTCGAGCGGCGAGTGCCGGGGCGTGGCCGACGTGGTCGCCACGATCGGGATACGCGTCGAAGCCCTGCCCGGCGACTGA
- a CDS encoding sugar phosphate isomerase/epimerase: MGRENHQDIRIGTLAGMANATTYLPQVLPHGFESFELTNWQYLGDIDLAETGKKVQDIVAGQAVISSVGIYGNPLQDEKTAADWERLIKGAKHFGCDVVCGFAGALEDRPVDQSMPKYKEVFGHLAKVAEGEGCRIAFENCDMGGTWDRPAWNIAHSPTAWNMMFNEVASTSIGLEWEPCHQMVSLIDPVAQLRGIVDRVYHVHGKDATIAWDVLKTSGLRGGKPYVWHRTPGFGDTNWTDVITVLRQGGFTGAIDIEGWHDPIYRDELEMTGQVHALKYLQSCRGGAYVENPVT, encoded by the coding sequence ATGGGACGCGAGAACCACCAAGACATCCGCATCGGCACCCTGGCGGGCATGGCCAACGCCACCACCTATTTGCCCCAGGTCTTGCCCCACGGGTTCGAGAGTTTCGAGCTCACCAACTGGCAGTACCTGGGTGACATCGACCTCGCCGAGACGGGTAAGAAGGTGCAGGACATCGTCGCCGGCCAGGCGGTCATCAGCAGTGTCGGTATCTACGGCAATCCCCTGCAGGACGAGAAGACCGCGGCTGACTGGGAGAGGTTGATCAAGGGCGCCAAGCACTTTGGTTGCGACGTCGTCTGTGGTTTCGCCGGTGCCTTGGAAGACCGGCCGGTCGACCAAAGCATGCCCAAGTACAAGGAGGTCTTCGGTCACTTGGCCAAGGTGGCCGAGGGCGAAGGTTGTCGGATCGCCTTTGAGAACTGCGACATGGGCGGTACGTGGGACAGACCGGCGTGGAACATCGCCCATAGCCCGACGGCCTGGAACATGATGTTCAACGAGGTCGCGAGCACCTCCATCGGTCTGGAGTGGGAGCCGTGCCACCAGATGGTCTCACTGATCGACCCGGTCGCCCAACTGCGCGGGATCGTCGACCGGGTTTATCACGTCCACGGTAAGGACGCGACGATTGCATGGGACGTCCTGAAGACCTCAGGCTTGCGCGGGGGCAAGCCCTACGTCTGGCACCGGACGCCGGGCTTTGGCGACACCAATTGGACCGACGTCATCACCGTGTTACGACAAGGTGGGTTCACCGGAGCTATCGATATCGAGGGATGGCACGACCCGATCTACCGTGACGAGCTTGAGATGACTGGTCAGGTCCATGCGCTGAAATATCTGCAGTCCTGTCGGGGCGGGGCCTACGTCGAGAACCCGGTGACGTAG
- a CDS encoding ABC transporter ATP-binding protein, with the protein MLTIDGLHVYYGAIRALHNVSLEVREGEVVSIIGSNGAGKSTLLRTISGLQRPREGTITFMGEQIQETSPDQIVRLGISQSPEGRKIFTNMTVYENLQLGAYIRKDKEIEADMDKIMKRFPRVRERLKQSAGTMSGGEQQMLAICRALMSRPKLLLLDEPSMGLAPNLVTEIFSIIRDLNADGCTILLVEQNAHRALEVAHRAYVLETGDVVLSGVGKDLLTDPKVKEAYLGG; encoded by the coding sequence ATGCTGACGATCGACGGCCTCCACGTGTACTACGGCGCCATCCGCGCCCTGCACAACGTGAGCCTGGAAGTAAGGGAGGGCGAAGTGGTCTCGATCATCGGGAGCAACGGGGCGGGCAAGAGCACCCTCCTGCGCACGATCAGCGGCCTCCAGCGGCCGCGCGAGGGCACGATCACATTCATGGGGGAGCAGATCCAAGAGACCTCACCCGACCAGATCGTCCGCTTGGGCATCAGCCAGAGCCCAGAGGGGCGCAAGATCTTCACGAACATGACGGTCTATGAAAACCTCCAGCTGGGGGCCTACATCCGCAAGGACAAAGAGATCGAGGCGGACATGGACAAGATCATGAAGCGGTTCCCCCGTGTCCGCGAGCGCCTGAAACAGAGCGCGGGGACGATGAGCGGAGGCGAGCAGCAGATGCTCGCGATCTGCCGCGCCCTGATGAGCCGTCCCAAGCTCCTCCTCCTCGACGAACCCAGCATGGGCCTGGCCCCGAACCTGGTCACGGAGATTTTCAGCATCATCCGCGACCTAAACGCCGACGGTTGCACGATCCTGCTCGTCGAGCAGAACGCCCACCGGGCCTTGGAGGTCGCCCACCGTGCCTACGTCCTCGAGACTGGCGACGTCGTCCTCAGCGGCGTCGGCAAAGACCTGCTGACCGATCCCAAGGTCAAAGAGGCGTATCTCGGTGGCTGA
- the rimI gene encoding ribosomal protein S18-alanine N-acetyltransferase produces the protein MAEAGTPLKHVQIVPLAERHIGPVVEIEKASNSAPWSERSFRNELGHPDGIFLVMEGSGRPVGFAAGWVLADELHVINVAVDPAYRRAGHGRKLVVELLLHAQERGATCATLEVRAGNTAASRLYEALGFHSCGLRKNYYPDNKEDAVVMWMHGLDKWSPEG, from the coding sequence GTGGCTGAGGCGGGCACACCGCTCAAGCACGTCCAAATCGTCCCGTTGGCCGAACGGCACATCGGCCCGGTCGTCGAGATCGAAAAAGCGTCCAACTCTGCCCCATGGTCCGAGCGGTCGTTCCGCAACGAACTGGGCCATCCCGACGGCATCTTCTTGGTCATGGAGGGCTCGGGGCGTCCGGTGGGGTTCGCCGCCGGTTGGGTGCTCGCCGACGAACTGCATGTCATCAACGTCGCCGTCGACCCGGCCTACCGCCGCGCCGGCCACGGCCGCAAGCTCGTGGTCGAACTCCTGTTGCACGCCCAAGAGCGAGGGGCGACGTGCGCGACGCTTGAGGTGAGGGCCGGCAACACCGCCGCGTCCAGGCTGTACGAGGCCCTCGGCTTCCATTCCTGTGGTTTGCGAAAGAACTACTACCCGGACAACAAGGAAGACGCGGTCGTCATGTGGATGCACGGACTCGACAAGTGGTCTCCAGAGGGATGA